DNA from Kryptolebias marmoratus isolate JLee-2015 linkage group LG15, ASM164957v2, whole genome shotgun sequence:
TGTCCCTGCTTTAATTCACATTAatccagcaacaaaaacaaagttttaggtgtttttttttctgtaagatcTTTTGTAAAATTCTGAATTTTGTATTGCACTTTCTGTTTCGCCATCATAATTCAAGAGGCATTTGTAATTTTACTTGCACGAAATACATGTTCTTGAAGTTTGCTGTGaattgatttttcattttgacaatTAAAGAATTATTATattctgtgtttgatttaatAGTCTGCATGTTGATTGTTTCCTCTAAAATGtaccttaaaaataaatccgAAGAATGGTTCAGCAGATCAAGATTAGACATCATGTATAAAAAGTCACTTATTTCTACACTGAGTGCTTTTAAAGGCTCGTCACTTACATATCATCCAGTGAGTGGCATCATGACTCATTAGCTGGAACTTCTTTCGGATGGTATTAATTCACAAAATACCTTCAAAATATTGTCCTTAACGTAGTTtctttatttacatagaaatgATTAAATATAATGTCATGTCCTTATatgtaaaaaaaggtttcagttcaccagctaaaagttgcttttcaaaaaccaaacttgcagtaaaataaaactgaaataccAGTGAATATCAATGGTTACAGTATAACAATGGTTTTTCAGAAATTTGTCAGATTGGAGTTGGTCTTGGTACTATTTAGACTAGTAGCTAGTAGAATAATTAACTGAGGTCCCTgacagagctatctacagcaggcaAGTTATATCATATATCATAtactttccacaaaaccccactttaaaaggtccgaactatcactttaaaattattcagtttatCAAGTTTCAACCCACATAGtgttaaagctgtttgtttattttttctttcatttaatagACTACTTAAACTTCTTTCAGAGATTTTTCTTTCTATCATTTCAAGTAATTTAGGAagaacatttatttcctttttttcaatcCAAATTCATGacctgaggtaaaaaaaaaaattgcaaatgacACATGTATGAATCACATCTGTGTCTCAAAAAGCCCTGTCAGGAAACCCTGTTCCTGTGTAGACTTAACATAAAGGGGAAGTGaggactttctttctttccatccAGACATCACAGTCAGCACATACACTGGCAGCATGAACCACTCAGATGAAGCGTCTCTTTCTGCAGAAATGGCCCCCGAGGAGTTCGATGGTGGAACAGGGGTGGTGTGCGCGATCCTGGGTCTGTCTTTTCTGATTGGCGCGCCGGGAAACCTGCTCGTGATCTGGACCATCTTGAAGCACGTCAAGCAGCGCTCCCACACTGTGGTTCTCATCCTCCACCTTGCTGTCGCGGATCTGGTGGTTCTCATCACCCTGCCCCTGTGGATCTACTCCCTCGCTCACTCCTGGGTGTTTGGAGAGGCCTGCTGCAAAGCCATGGTGTTCCTGATCCAAGCTTGTATGTACAGCAGTGTTTTCCTCCTCACTCTCATGAGCGTAGAACGTTTTGTTGCCGTGCGTTACCCCTTCATTTCGGCTGTCTGGAAGAGAAAACAAGCTCTCAACAAATTACTGCTGGCTCTGTGGATAGCAGCGTTCCTCTTCAGCATACCCATCATTCCAACTCAGGTTGTTGGGGACGATTCTGGTGAAGAGCACTGTTTGTACCGCAGCTATACTTCTAAAACCCAGGAGCTAGTGTGTGTGCTGCTAGAGACAATAGTGGGCTATATCTTACCCTTCTCTATCCTCGTGGTCTGCTATGGCTGCCTGTGCAGCCGCATCATTCAGATGACCTTTAGGGCAAAACGGAAATCCACTGTCTTGATAGCCAGCATAGTTGTTGCATTTGCCATTTGTTGGACACCTTACCATATAGGGAACATCCTATCGGTCATCATCCTGGCTACTGAAGACTCATTCAAAGAGGCAGCAGAGAAGCTGGAAAGTGTCAGAAGCACGACGGCGTTCATTGCAGGAGCCATGGTCTTCATCAGCAGCACGGTTAACCCTGTCCTCTACATGTTTGCAGCCCACTCCTTCAGGAACTCGCTGCGTGACACCGGGATCCAGAAACTCTTCCGCCACATCTCCAGCACCTCCCCAGGAGAGGGTAACAGGGAGGTGTCCTTTGTGTCCAAGAGGCACAGCAGTCAGATCAGCAACTCTCGGTGCACGACTGAGTCAATAGACCAGATGGACATACTGatcaaaatgtgtgaaaataatCCAACCACCGACACTGAAATGGCATGAGGACATTGTACTTTGTCTGTGTAGATATTAGCCTGCATACCGTATTAAATTATGATATGAAGgaatatttgtacaaaaacacaatatatgCATGTAAATTTTTCATTTAGCATCTTCTctattaatttatatttataaaatgtaaagtgCTAATGattttactgtatatttgtCCAAATGCTactgaccaaaacagcaaataacTGTATGAATAAGGCATGTCTCAATTAAAGCTTTTGTaaaaattactgtattttcttattttctcattttgttcatgttaataaaGACGTGAATAAAGACTAAACATGTTGTATATGTTTTGGGATAAAATGATTGAATGAtggtaagtttttatttaatctcttGGTTTCATCtacccctttttatttttcacactcTTGTATCAGTTAAATAACTCTTTCTTGGGCAAGCCTCTCTTAAGAAAAAATCTTTAcgaatattttgttgttgtctctTTTTACACGAGAATTCACTTCTTATGCTGCGtttctaacaataaaaaaaaacaacaaaaaaaaacaatttcttaaaTCCATATGTTTTAAGTTTGTGACAGATAAGCAaactttttccaaaacaatacGCAGTCATGCTTTCAACTTCCCCTCATTGAAAAGATTgccaaataaaaagctgcatgtTCCTTTTGTTGAGGTGCCAAAAAGGGGAATTGTGCCCTAAAGTTTgtcacagctttttaaaactcaaatataATCTTAGGACAGGAgagaatacattttttatttcaaaagactTCTCATTTTACATAGCATTTAAGACCATACAGTCTATTCagtctgactttttgtttttattcccacaAATTAATGAACCAGTAGATGGCACTCAGACGACACAAACATGTGTTTTTATACGCataattttactttcttcttGTATTGTACGtttgtttggggtttatttTCTCTCGCTCTTTTACTGCATGTAACTGGATAAGATGATAGTGTGTACTTTAATGTTCTGGCAGATTAGCAGCATTGTTGCatgagattttatttgtttaaggCAAATAAAGTTAGCCTGCAAAGAGACTGTGAATGAATCCATGCTTGGAAAATGCAGAACTCCTGATGGTACGATATATAGTCACCTCAAAAGCGTGTtgcaattaaaagcctagcattccttgaaggagtgcacatcagccaccgcctttcatgctagagctttaaacatttaaacgtttttttcctcagttttagAAGAAGGTTGAGAAGAGATAGAGTTGtagttaaatatatataacttatatttacatatatacgtgtgtgtgtgtgtgtgtgtgtcacagagGTTCAATTCCACATGTTAAAGTGTCCCCGATCAAGACACTGAAACCCTCACTGCCTTCAGTGTGTCCCCCTTCAGAGTATGAATGTGaactaaagcactgattagactctacagaatgatttattcaggttagcttggTGGAAATGTGGTAGAGTGCtatctgaatgtgtgtgtgtgtgtgtgtggggatgggtaaatgagggcacagattgtgttgtaaagtgctttgagtggcctggttgcctatataagtacagtccatttatgTTCTGTCACTTACTATCAAATGAAGAGTGAACACACCCATTGTGAAGGCTCTTGTCAGCCCAGTACACTCACTGAATATCATCGAGTCAAGATTTGTTTCGACGGTGACAGTGGAAAATCACAGCAAGTAAAGGGTGTGACGCAGATCAGATCATCTTAGACAACTATGAGAGATCTGCACAACATTTTCTCACGCAATGAGGAAGCACATGTATGCACAATCAGCAACAAgccatgtattttttttaagtattagaGTCCTTTGTTCATATCTTGGTtggtttttaacaaaaagctgTAGTCACACATAACATCAGCATTCAACATATTGTattatgtttagttttctgtaaaattgttaTTCTATCTCTTTTAAGTCTGCCTCAAAGCAATCATGTATTTTTTGTAATCAGATGACTCTAATTTTTGTAAATGCAGCCAGTTGTAGCCCAGCTACGGTGCTCTGCAGGATCACATCAAGTAAAACTCATTAAAGGTcactacaaacacaaaactctcCACCGTTTTTACCAGTTATAGCTGCTGAGGGAAAAACTCACTTCAAACTGTCACTTCATCACCACTTTCAGTCTTTGTGTATAACGCTATCAAGGCaacatggtttttttttttttttgctgttgctgTGTCAGGGATTTTAGCTCAGAGGTTACCCTGTTTGCCACTAAACTACTTACTCAGACTGGTTCAACTCGAAAAAGAGACTGAAGGAAGGAGGCACAAGGAATTACTCCTGAGAGTGGGGATTTAAATGAGTGAaaggaaaagaacagaaaaagaaaaacccagcaTAGAAGGGAGtgtcagcagaaacaaaacatggtaTTCTGGGAACTGGGCCACATACTACTGAAAACTTCAGAAAGCTAAAGACCTGGGAGGTTACTGCAGTAATTGCTTTGACGATTTATGCCCTTGTGACATTCTGAGTAATCCAGCATCATGCAAATAAGAACAACTTACAGAGTagaatcattttttaatgtcttaaagggatagtcaaGTCatgtttgaagtgatgttctgtcacttagttatcaatagttaataAATGTAGCTGTGAAAAGGAACTGTAATATACAGTGctctataaaaagtattcactccttGGATGTTTTGcccttttattgctattataaGTCAGTCATGGttaatataaattggcctttttgacaaaaaaaagctctgaaGGAGttacaagcttcagcaggtgagatgggagagactgtgcATACAACACGGTTCTTCtgcagacagcatcagattaTCCTCCTATTTGCACGGCCACTCAGcctgtgaggacggcctgcccTAGGtggatttacacatgtcccatattccatTTCTCGATGATGGAATTTACAGAATTCCTGGGAATGTTTAGGGCCATTTTATATCCATTTGTATATTTGTATCCATGCATGAAAAAAGTGCACATCAATCC
Protein-coding regions in this window:
- the si:dkey-148a17.6 gene encoding leukotriene B4 receptor 1 produces the protein MNHSDEASLSAEMAPEEFDGGTGVVCAILGLSFLIGAPGNLLVIWTILKHVKQRSHTVVLILHLAVADLVVLITLPLWIYSLAHSWVFGEACCKAMVFLIQACMYSSVFLLTLMSVERFVAVRYPFISAVWKRKQALNKLLLALWIAAFLFSIPIIPTQVVGDDSGEEHCLYRSYTSKTQELVCVLLETIVGYILPFSILVVCYGCLCSRIIQMTFRAKRKSTVLIASIVVAFAICWTPYHIGNILSVIILATEDSFKEAAEKLESVRSTTAFIAGAMVFISSTVNPVLYMFAAHSFRNSLRDTGIQKLFRHISSTSPGEGNREVSFVSKRHSSQISNSRCTTESIDQMDILIKMCENNPTTDTEMA